CAGCTATGAAATAGTGTGTATCTGCGCAGCGATAATGGTTACATGGCACCGGCTCATCCTCATTCTTCAGGGGGCATACCACTGCTCCTCCGCCGTCGCCCTGCAAACAGATTTCGCAAGATGCTGTCAGTGTTCTTTCACGAATGTAAATACATCCTATTGAAAATTTAAACTCCACAAGAACTTACCACACACGCATCTTTCCCATATTCACCAATAATACACTTTTGATGCTCTTCGTCTAGATTGAAGGACGAGTCAAGGGTATTATCCTTGAAAGAATTAAATAGTTTCGCTCTACACTCATCATGATCCCCAGTGAAAAGGACGGACACAGACCGCAGGATGTTGCTGCCGAAATTTGGCTGTGGGGAAACAGATTATTAAAGTTCAGGTATGTTAACAGTGGATGTGGAGGATTCTTTTTAATCCATTATAATGTCTCACCTTGTACACGTCATCTCCCCAGCCGACAATAAAACACTTTTTGTGGTCTTTAAAGGGTTTTGTAGGCAAACAAACCGGGCCAATATGAGGAGTCTTGGCAAAATTAACAGGGGATGACATCTTCAGCAGGGCAATGTCATGGGCATATGTAGCAGGGTTGAATCTGAAGGAAAATTAATGTCACACACCAAGAGACAAGACCCTTAAATCTATTTAAAATCAATGGTATACATTCTTACAAGAAAAGATTCGGTTCTAGAACCTTCACATAACACGTCATTAGTCACTACATGAAACTAGCTTAGCATTTGTTTAATCTCCTTACCCGCTGTGTATGTGCACACTAGCAATATTTCGCTCCACAGCTGGGAACAACTCGCCGGTGGTTCCCTGGAGATTCCACTCACCAAGATGAACTTTAAGCCTGTTCACTCTCTCCCCTAGTCAGAAGAAAATAGATTACACATTGGGCGGTattcataaagaaaaggatatgcttatacttgcaaaatatgaaggaaatccttctacttgtattcataaacatttcaAGCAAAAGCTACTTTTAGAGCAAAAGCATATCCTTATAATCACATAAAAGTAAATGGTTATACATAAAGAAGACCCATTACTTCATATAAAGAGCATATGCTTCGAATAAGCCGAGTATGGTCAGTAGCAGATTTTGGTCTGTTTTACATTAATAAGCTCTAATTTTTTTTAGCACAAGTCATTAGTTTTTAGGTCGGTAGAAGGGAGGTTAAAAAATGTGATTTGCGGTAAAAAACAACAAGCAGATTCATTCATAACAAGCTGAAATCTACCAGAAAAAAATAGCTTTGTCCGAAATTGCGCGACAGGTGTTCTGCAATAATACCCCCTAACCTTAACCTACCCAACGTTACTTGAATtacaaggggggaggaaaaaagctttttttttcaattaaacttcccccactcccttaacGTAACTAtaactagcctagcctaacctaacctacccaaACCTAGCCTAACCCACCTAACCTTACCTAAAGTATGGGGAGGGCtaggggcatttttttttttttcgatggaaAAAGTGATCAGATTTATAATCAGCACATCGAAGTGTATCAGAAATAAGTAGTTTAAACCCCTTAATCGTATTCTGACCTCTGCGATAATAATACCACAACAAGTACCTCGCCTGTGATGCTGATGGACAAGAGTGCTTTAGAGTGAAAGGTAAGTTTACAATCACCATtagcaggaagaagagaatgtaatGTTTCTGGTATTATTGTGCTGGTAACCTTGTAGTATTGTCCAAGAATGTTTCCAAGAACCAAAATAAATATCTGGAGCTACTTTGTGATTGCGTGTTGATTTTATAAGCGGACGCGGTCAATGTTTATGTTGCGTACGGTatataaaaaactttttttttatagagatctAAATATGGTTTTAAAGCAAAATAGCCAACATACTGAAGTGAAGGCCGTTCACAGTGCGACTACAAGAGTTGTTAATTACATCAGACATAGTAGAATAAGACTACCTATTTAGCTGAGAAAATGTAACAATCACAACACCTTCAGTCAACAACTGCCAACGCATTACTAAACTCTTTCTTGACAGCACAAATTAAATCTTACAAGAGTCAACCTTTAACTTCTGCTTGGAGGATATCCTCGCAAGTAGAAggtaatcattatgaatatggaaagaaaaattTGTCCATTGTCCATACTATAATCAATTACAAAACCTTAAAATTGCTGCTCACCAAAAACACAATGAGCAGCTGTGACGATGTGTTTGTCGTCAATTAGTGATCCTCCACATTTGTACCGCACATCTTCCCGCGGCCGCAGATTGTAAACCTGCGGTCTTCGAAAGACCCGCTCTCTCACCAGTAAAGCCACCTGAAAAACATGAAATTAACTTGGTTAATTTGTTGGCTACACTTGCATGCGCACATTTATTAACAAAATAAGTACCAATATGCCATCACTACCAATGTTTTTGGTAAAAAGATGCTTACTGGTGTGCTCCCTGGAGGAGACCGTGATAAGTGAGCGAGTGCAGTAGCAGATCACTAATCTTCAAGAAAATCCTCTAAATTATAAACTGAAAGGCAAGTTGTTACCTTCATGTAGCATGTAGCTCAAGTCCAACAACCACTTTGATCCCTAACAATTACAAATCCTTGTGAAGAAGTGGATCTCTACTAGAGATAATCTCTAGTGCGGTTTTAAATACCATACATTTTACCTAAAATGGCAATCCCAGTTTCCTTCATCTTAATGAAAATTAAGTATAAACTGGGTAGGTCTAACCAATGACATCCCAATAACTTGCTACTGCCATTATGGGACAACCATACCTTATATTGAAGGCATTGCATGCACTACCACCCTACCACGGCCAATGcttgtaaaaaaaatacacacacacacgtatacacacacacacacacacgtatacacacacacacacacacgtatacacacacacacacacacacgtatacacacacacacacacacacgtatacacacacacacacgtatacacacacacacacacacacgtatacacacacacacacacacacgtatacacacacacacacacacacgtatacacacacacacacacacacgtatacacacacacacacacacacgtatacacacacacacacacacgtatacacacacacacacacacgtatacacacacacacacacacacgtatacacacacacacacacacacgtatacacacacacacacacacacgtatacacacacacacacacacacgtatacacacacacacacacacacgtatacacacacacacacacacacgtatacacacacacacacacacacgtatacacacacacacacacacacgtatacacacacacacacacacacgtatacacacacacacacacacacgtatacacacacacacacacacacgtatacacacacacacacacacacgtatacacacacacacacacacacgtatacacacacacacacacacacgtatacacacacacacacacacacgtatacacacacacacacacacacgtatacacacacacacacacacacgtatacacacacacacacacacgtatacacacacacacaaacacacacatagacacacacacacacacacgtatacacacacacacacacacgtatacacacacacacacacacgtatacacacacacacacacacgtatacacacacacacacacacgtatacacacacacacacacacgtatacacacacacacacacacgtatacacacacacacacacacgtatacacacacacacacacacgtatacacacacacacacacacgtatacacacacacacacacacgtatacacacacacacacacacacgtatacacacacacacacacacgtatacacacacacacacacacgtatacacacacacacacacacgtatacacacacacacacacacgtatacacacacacacacacacgtatacacacacacacacatatacacacacacacacacacgtatacacacacacacacacacgtatacacacacacacacacgtatacacacacacacacacgtatacacacacacacacacacgtatacacacacacacacacacgtatacacacacacacacacacgtatacacacacacacacacacacgtatacacacacacacacacacacgtatacacacacacacacacacacgtatacacacacacacacacacgtatacacacacacacacacacgtatacacacacacacacacacgtatacacacacacacacacacgtatacacacacacacacacgtatacacacacacacacacacgtatacacacacacacacacacgtatacacacacacgtatacacacacacacacacacgtatacacacacacacacacacacgtatacacacacacacacgtatacacacactatacacacacacgtatacacacacacacgtatacacacacacgtatacacacacacgtatacacacacacgtatacacacacacgtatacacacacacgtatacacacacacgtatacacacacacgtatacacacacacgtatacacacacacacacacacgtatacacacacacacacacgtatacacacacacacacacgtatacacacacacacacgtatacacacacacgtatacacatgtatgcattttttaGCTTCAGCAGTTTAGCATTAAAGCAAGTGTTCCATACACCCTTCTCTGGCTAAACTCCCTGAGCCAACTACATGATCTAGCAAGCAATACCATACTATATGTCTCAATACTCAGTCGTTGATATCCTTGCCTACTTTCCATTTGAACAACGAAGTCCAGGAGACGCTCCAACTGGACTGCTAACTCTGTCAGCTTTGAGCTTTAGTTTGCTCAGTAACCTCCCTAGCACAGATTATTTGTCTAAACGGGGTATAGGGTATTACTTTTCATGGCGAGTGGCCATCTCTGCTGACAACTCCAAAATGAGCAACCATCTTGCTGATTAACAATAAACCAAACAACCTGGACGTACCTCATTTTCCATCATTGCCAGAATGATGCTGTATCTAAAAGCACAATGCCACAAACAATCCCCTCGCCCACCACATGCATATAACGCCACAACCACAAAAGAGTCGTACATATCCAAAGAGAAAACAGAACTACAAAAGCGTATACTTGCATGCCATGGGAACTCTCCGTAACTAGTGAAACCTCGTTCATACAGATATCCCGAAGACACCCTCGCCAGCAACTCCGGACTCTCATGTCGAACGCCGCATTCCTGTCAATGTAGAAATTCAATTTCAATACTATAATAGCATTAAGCCAGTATTACATTGCATAGTACAAAATAGTCGCTTGCACTATAGGTTTAAATCGACTAACCGACTTTTAGCTAAAGTCGAGGTCTGAAATAAATTAAAGGACTCGCCCACCTTAGTGTATCTAAAGTTGTGCAACATTTCTTTTGCATGTGAAGAGAGGATAGGTCCGTAGACGGACTCGTATTTGTCATTATAGAAGTCCATATAATGTACTATTTCCTTCTGAGCatgtgggcggggtgggggtcTTTGTGGACGTTGTGGTCTCCCGGCGAAATTGATTCGTTTCCGAGGACGATTCTCTCTCCTAATAAAGTGGAACAGGGTTAAAGGAACAAAAACATTTTAGTGTTCTGCTAATGCCAAATCCGTTTCCACACCGACTAGAAGTTACCTTGGAGGAATTTCACGTCTTGATCGATCTGAGAGCTGGGCCATGACGCAACAGACCTTTTGACCCAAACATACAAAATTTGGTCTGCGATCTGAAATTCAAAAAGTGGATTAAAAGGATAAAGGCAACTGACAAGGAACTGCCTCAGACTTCGAAGCTGAGGCTAGACTTGTTTGGACTCGCTATGTAAAAATTTTCACAAGAGACCGATTAACGCTTTGCTTTTACCTAAACGACCTTAAAAGACTAGACATTTTCAAGGCTAAAGCTACTTCCATTGGTGAATAATCCCCCTTTAATTACATATAATTTTGCAACAACACCGGTAATTGCTGTAGAAGCCGCAACAATTTTCTTAAAGCCTAATCAAGAGAATGCACGACAGGAAGCCCGGCCCGTTgattataaatgtatagatgtcgTGCAATATCAGCACTACAAATGATACTCCTTTATAGTGTGCGCTGCACATGTAGTTTCAGTGCCATCTCCAATCCATACGGTCGTTAAAAAACAGCAACGCGTGTAGGGTGTCACTTGTCAGGTCTGAGTATTTTAGCTTCTATTTTCAATTAGTCTTGCCAGTTTTCCACCTTTGCCATTACAGTAAGGAGAAAATATGCACTTCTACTGTATGCCTTACAAACAGCATGAACATGCGTGCATGTACTGCATTATGTATTAACTGCTTTAAGGTAAAGAAGAACTATTTGGTGCTCACGTAAATTATTAACATGTACAAATTGAATATTGTTGGCAAACTGTAGTGGCCTTGAACCGATTGCTTATCCATAGACTTGTTTGGCAAACATTTCCTCTGTATATTCGACAGAATTAAGAGTGCCACATTCATATTCAGCTAATAATAAGAGTCAGGAACGCATATAGTACAAGGTAGTCTCCAAGTATAGAAACAATGTTAATCTAAATCCGTAATCTTAGAAACCCCTTAGAATACAAAGACCTGCAGAGCCTCCCGGGTCCTGACAAAATAGAGCGGTTTTACATTCCTATTTGACACTTTCAAGTTCTATAAAAACACGTGATGTCTTTGTATTACGCCACTTCGGTAAAGCTTACCAGTAATACAGAAGTCCCGCCATCTACTACAGCCAACAAACTAACAATCTTACCTTTTAATTAAAAGGGCCTGAGCTTTTAGGTAAGATTGTGCGATTCATCCCTGGACTTAAAAATGAATATTCCTTGTCTCGAGTTCTGCCGTCATTTTCTATCGCATTTGGCTCGTTGAAGTGACGTAATATATTTTATCTGGCGGCAATGTTCATTCTATGtggaaagtccccccccccccctaatcatgaaaaaaaaaaaacaatgaacgaGTCAACTTCAAAATTACCGGGTTATATTTGATTGTTCAGATATGCCAACCCAGCACTTTCTGAAGACAACATTCTGTGTAGGGCATCTGCTGTGTCCCATGCCGCCCTATTCTGAAAACCACTTACAATTTCTTTCTACTTGTGTCTGAGCCACCGAGATATTTTAACCAACATGTTGTTCACCTTTCGGGGAGGGTAGCGGGTAAGCTTAGAGGGAACCCTTTGCCCGCTTCCGGTATGGCCACTTAGACAACACGTGTTTGTTCTCGTTTGACCTGCTAAGCATCCCGTGATCCTTTACCCTCTGGCCGTACTCTGGGATGGGTATAGTTTATTGGTCTGCCAAAGAGGGAAATGCTACTCAATACAAAATGTGTTTGCAAAGAGCGTCACATGAAAATAGGTCACAAATGTCACGGAAGGAAATACGGCGGTCTGGTTTAGGATTCTGAATGTGGGGAGAGGTGTGTTATGGTTCCACAATACATTCCAATACATTTTTATTTCCTGAACCCTTTTATTGCCGACGAAAAATAAGTTTTGCACATATTACACCGTGGATAATTGGAACAAAACTGGATGGTTGTGTTAAACAAATTTATCGAATTTGTTTTTAATATGCTCAATACCCCCAACGATCCAAACTTAACTAAGAAGCGTTTCGTCGTTCTCAAAAACTTCACCAGCGCCATATACTGAAAATTTACTTCAGTGCAAAAATTGATCCAGTCATGATCAGTATCTTTCCATCTATGGTATTCCATCCGCAAGCGGATAAAGTTGTGCAGCACGTTAACAtatacaggaaaatgtaatgacaATTACCATGGAAGGGGAAAACAGACTCACTGATACGCGAAATAATCTGCGCTGGCAAAAAATAATGCCAAGAACCAAGTAAATAGGTCTCGACAAATGCCGCACGGAGGCAAGTCCATGGCATACtatgagatttgcgaagatcggAGGGCGATTTTACAATCTGTAGACCTAAAGAGCGCATTGATGCCAAGCTTCGCTAGTCGGCTATGCAAAGAAGTTAATATGAAAACTCAGCCATGTAAAAATGTCATAATTCATCTTagtaatatttacttttttcgcTGTGCGATTTGTATGCAATTTAATAGCACTTTAAATTAGATATTCACATATGATTAAATAAATTCTAGCTGATATCTGTAGAGAAAACATTTGAATAAACGGTTAGCATGTGCGCTCTTTTGATAGTGTAAAAACGCGTCGGGGGCCAAGGCAACGGGTTAGGAAGGTTTATGGTTCATACGGCAAAGTTTGTGGATTTCCTAGGATTGGCTCGAGTAATAGGGACTTACTATCAGGAGGGTTGCAGTCTCCTTGTTAGCAGTTTCTCAATATAATTTGCGGTGGAAAACAACCGATTCACGCATGTTACAACGTGCATAATGGAAACaaggaataataattgcaaagCTGGCTATCGCCATAACATATCGGGCGGATGTGCTGTACAACAAAACGTTATGAACAATTACGCGTGAAACTCAAGCAGTAACATACATTTTAAAGTTCAGCGGGAATCTGCAATGGGGAAAAACAATGTTTCGTTACAAAAGAGTGGCGAGGGCTAATGGATggcgaaaaaaaagtatattagtATAGTTTTCCCTCACTTCAAATAGTATACAAAATTAGTATACACAGCAGTAATTAGTTATGTATTCAATTTAATACTTATTATACAGTTCCATTTTCGCACAGCCATATGGTACAAAATGCACTTAACCTGTAACGAATACAAAGACTAAATGCATCtatttggtatacatttacaggaaagTGTTATGATACTattataaagagggaaaaaaaatacacccaccgattttttaaaaaatcggtGCAGGCTATAAGGTACGTCAGAAAAGGGAATTCTTAATAGTACAGACATACTCGTCAGAGACCATGTCGATATTTGTCACCAAGAGCGAGAAAGTCCCAAAACCTGGATATCCTAcgaacccaaaaatccaaacccTATCCTTTCCTACCTTTCATTTGCTCCGGGCAAATTTTCCGTTTCATCCAGCCTCGGACTGGATGTAATATACTTTCGTAGTTTGGCGCTGTTATGTCgttttccgtcgcatttgactcgttgacgAGTAACAGTAACTTATTTCCCGACGCCAAAGTTGATAGTATGTGTAAACGTCGGTCTCGCATTGTATTTGGGGGAAGAACAGCAGGATTCACAAGACAGAACAGATGAAAAACACTAAAATAGCTTTAAATCACTTATTGAAACTACGCAAGCGGGGGCCATCTTTCACCCATACAATTACGGTCTTCAATGCTgcggttaaatccgggattactattttgcctgattgacgcacaatacaaagaaataaaatcatgatTAAACAAAAGCAACTTACATGTGAAAATACGTTTCGCAAGTTTCCTGATGGATGAATTTTTTGCATAAAGTTTCATTAATTGTTCAAACAGTAAAAAAGGTATTTAAAATATTGATTGCGCTTATAAATAAGTATTGGAAAAAAAACGTGCACTATTGACAGTTACGTGTCAATAGTTATGATTGATTAGAGAACACTGACGTCATTTCTTAAAGACTTTTCATTGGTTAGCATTTGTGGTTGCTTGTAAAGTAATTGGCTAATTTACCACTAACTGCCCATTACACAGAGTACAAGTCATattgtatacaatatattatatcgTCATTTCGTGTGCAATTTGCGATATCCATATTTATTGTGCTAACTGAAATATAGGTTTCTAGTCTATATCGATTTCTTGGAATTCCTGTAAATATTAATGTATCGGTAACCGGCGATAAAGGTTTATTCAGCTCTCACCTTATTATTCGTTCACCCTCAGAAAAGCCATCCTTTTCTACAGGTATTAATGGAGGCAGGGgagcctctctcgctctcccacctTGAAGAGCGGCGTCAGAATCTGTAATAAAATGACAGCACGACAATCTGCTCGCATACCGGGACGTTTGACCCACTAAGTCCCGCCACAGCCTTGCGATAttctgtgtgtggatatgtgggaAGTGTGGGACTacaccccctggacccccgtggtagtaTATGCTCCTAGAATTCACCCTAGCAATGTTAACAAGATGAGCGACTGAGCCAAAATTGGGGATCTTCTCTTTTCCATACAGCACCCTTGGGAAGTATTTTCACACATATTGCCATAAAAGAActgtttgtattgttctatcatttcatgtaggttttattaacTGCCACTACCCTATACTAAATAACAGTTTAAAATCGGCTCTGCCCCCTGGTATTAAATACGCCTAGCCTgggggctatgccccctggacccccttagtagtatataagCCATAACCCTGGACCCCCAAGGttaaaccacatacctttatatagcgaaaAACCGAACTTCTCtgcgcttccgtctatggtcagaattgcttggtttctaatcacttttcggcatttggggcacttgttgggctcaaatatcaagctTTGATTGAGATTAATGtctatttgtcctgtatatccataataaaacgaaacatttctcaccagcGTTTCAGCGAATGGCGCCATACGgcaaatctcccggtgaaaacGCGCAttcgcacaaggttattgtacagaatagcggaaataattaccaaaagacaAAAGTATAAtactagaagaatgcattacatacatgaattaggAAAAACAgatgctagtaatgacaaaataagccttctcacaagcgcgtagcaatacatggactacttgatggatcgcagtaacgAGTTACATGAAGGGtcgatcttctgtcttctctgtcctgaatcccccttattttagatttgcgcaccttttgccatagatgaaatgtgtcttagttttcgtcaaggtatccacttcATACACTTactttactgtactcttggttgacatataCGAAAAGTTTTCCCACATATTGTCCTTATTTTCCTAATAAATCATGGCTCGTGCCAACTTACAGAAATCGCGACATATGAACACATTATTTCGCAGTATATATGACCTAAGCTTTTTAGGTTGGCGGTATCCATTTCACTATCACTATGCggcgctctcggtaacattaatcataaacagaaggcaGGAAAGGTTAGGATTGCATTTATGGGGTAGCACGATACCCAACTCTGGTTTTGGGTCACTGGAGGGTACGTCGCTCTTGGTGACAAATACTGTTGGTTAAGATAAATATCATCCCATCCTAAAACTTACTGTTTACTGGGCATGAACTTCCTGAGACACACTCATGCCCGCTCGGGCACTTGTTTAGGGCCAGATTGTTGCTCGTTCCAGCTGCGGCCGCCCCAGCGCTCGGTGACGCCTGGGCACCCGCGCTCATCTGCGCTTCATCTGATGCTTCGTTAGCAGACCGCTTAGCCGGTTTCCCAAGGCAAAGAATCACCAGTGACAGCAGCAAGACGCACCGGAACCCCATAGCTGCCACACACATTCTCCTACCTAAAGAGCCAACCGCCGACTGGGCGATTTGCCGGCCTCAGGTTTCAATGTCAACACTTTTCCTCAGCAGGAAGTGACGTCATGAACAGGGAAACTAACAGTACCACCTAATTTGAGTGTCCTACTTATTCAGTTTATGGTTTCAAATACATCATTTAttaatctaatacatatatatatatatatatatatgtgtgtgtgtgtgtgtgtgtgtgtgtgtgtgcgcatgtatatatacataagtatgtatatatgaatatacatatacatacatagtcatatatatgtatacacagatatatatatatatatacatatatatagatatgtatatatatgtatatacacatgctctctctctctctccctctatatatatatatatatatatataacacacatactcacatatgtaatacacacacacacacacacacacacacacacacacacacacacatatatatatatatatatatatatatatatatgcgtgtgtgtgtgtgcatatatatacatatatatatatacacacacacatacatacatacatacatatatacatatatatacacatttatgatatatacaatacataatatatacatatattaaaatatatacagatatatacatatatatgtatatatatatctaacacacacacacacacacaaacacacaaacacacaaacacacacacacacacacacacatatatatatatgtatatatatatatgaatattcatgtatttatatgggtatatgtatgtgtatatatatgtgtgtatatatatataaatatatatacatatgtatatacatgtatatatgtttatatatgtgtgtgtgttatatgtatatatatatatatgtatatgtatatatatgtatatgtatatatatatggatatatatatatgtacatatacatatatatatacatatatatatatatatatacacacacacatatgtgtgtgtgtgtgtgtttgtgtgtgtttgtgtgtttgtgtgtgtgtgtgtttgtgtgtgtgtatgtatatatatgtatatatgtattatatatgtgtatatataatatatatgtatatatatgtatatatacatatttgatatacatatatacacacgtatacacacacacacacacacacacacacacacacatatatatatatatatatatatatatatatatatatatatgtatgtatatatatgattatatatgtatatatatgattatatgtatgtatatatatacatatatgagtatgtgtgtgtgtgtgtatgtatgttgatcTTTGTGGTCCCGATGCCTCCACACTTCTGTGAGGACTGACCGCCGATGGCCCGTGAAGCAATCTCAAATAGCTACACATATGCCTCTTGCGTGTAGGTGCGTGGTGACAAAGGCACCCAAAATGACGAATGTTTTGACTGGATCCGATCGAACTTTTCTGGTAGGCATTAGAAGATCAGCAGCCATTTGCAATAATTGGAAACCAGTTTGAGAGACGTAAGGTCCTCCGGATGTGCCATGAGATGTTCAGCAACCTTCTAAAGCCTTGGAAatgcatggcagaagggagatgggcggatgattttcttttttttatttttctacgaAGAACCATTTATTGTCATGTATGAGGTTTCGTTGATACAGAGCTGG
This genomic stretch from Penaeus chinensis breed Huanghai No. 1 chromosome 8, ASM1920278v2, whole genome shotgun sequence harbors:
- the LOC125027836 gene encoding serine protease 55-like codes for the protein MCVAAMGFRCVLLLSLVILCLGKPAKRSANEASDEAQMSAGAQASPSAGAAAAGTSNNLALNKCPSGHECVSGSSCPVNNRRPNFVCLGQKVCCVMAQLSDRSRREIPPRRENRPRKRINFAGRPQRPQRPPPRPHAQKEIVHYMDFYNDKYESVYGPILSSHAKEMLHNFRYTKECGVRHESPELLARVSSGYLYERGFTSYGEFPWHVALLVRERVFRRPQVYNLRPREDVRYKCGGSLIDDKHIVTAAHCVFGERVNRLKVHLGEWNLQGTTGELFPAVERNIASVHIHSGFNPATYAHDIALLKMSSPVNFAKTPHIGPVCLPTKPFKDHKKCFIVGWGDDVYKPNFGSNILRSVSVLFTGDHDECRAKLFNSFKDNTLDSSFNLDEEHQKCIIGEYGKDACVGDGGGAVVCPLKNEDEPVPCNHYRCADTHYFIAGILSYGSPNCGESLRL